CGCCCAGTCGCGCCAGGGCCGCGCGCAGGTTGAGGGCGCCCGTGTAGAGGGCCTTGCCGACGATCGCCCCGCACACGCCGTCCTCCGCCCGCGCGGCCAGGGCCTCGAGGTCGGCGATGTCGCGCACGCCGCCCGAGGCGATCACCGCGCAGCCGGTGGCCCGGGCCAGCTCGGCGCAGGCCGCCACGTTGGGACCGGAAAGCGTGCCGTCGCGGGCGATGTCGGTGAAGATGAGCGTCTGCGCGCCGAGGGCGGCCAGCTGGCGCCCCAGGTCGAGGGCGCGCACGCCGGACGCCTCCTGCCACCCGCGCACGGCGACGATGCCGTCCCGCGCGTCGAGGCCGATGGCCACGCCGTCGGCACGCTCGGAAAGCAGCCGCGCCACCAGGTCCTTGTCCTCCAGGGCCGCCGTGCCGAGGATGACGCGGCGCACGCCCCGGTTCCAGTAGGCCCGGGCCGCCTCAGCGGTGCGGATTCCGCCGCCCACCTGCACCGGCACGTCGACGGCGCGCACAATGGCCGCCACCACGTCGGCGTTGACGGGCCGCCCTTCCCGCGCCCCGTCGAGGTCGACGACGTGGAGCCACGTCGCCCCCTCCGCCGCCCACCGCTTGGCCATGGCCACGGGGTCGCCATAGACCGTCTCCCGTCCGTAGTCGCCCTGCACGAGGCGGACGCATTGCCCGCCGCGAATGTCGATGGCCGGGTACAGGGTAAACGTCATCGCCGCTCCCCTTCCGTCACCGGCTGGCTCCGGCCGGCCGCCGGCGCGCCGCACAGGCGGGCAAAATTGGCCAGCAGCGCCAGCCCGGTTTTCCCGCTCTTTTCCGGATGGAACTGCATCCCGAACAACCGGCCGCGTCCGACGATGGCCGGCACCTCGCCATGGTAGTCGCATACGGCGAGGAGGATGTCGCGGCCCCCCGGCTCGACATAGTAGGAATGGACAAAGTAGACGTAGCCCTCGGGCACGCCGGCCAGAAGCGGCGACGCCCGAAGGTAGCGCAGCCGGTTCCACCCCATGTGGGGGATCTTGAAGCTCCCGCGGAAGCGCACCACGCGGCTCGGCAAGAGCCCGAGCCCCGCGTGGCGGCCGTGCTCCTCGCTCTCCTCAAACAAGAGCTGCATGCCGAGGCAGATGCCGAGGAGGGGCTTTCCGGCCTGCGCCGCGTCGACGAGGACGCGGTCGAGGCCGCGCCGGCGCAGGTTGGCCATGGCGTCGCCGAAGGCGCCAACACCCGGCAGAATGATGCCGCGCGCGCGTTCCAGGTCATCCGGGTCCGCGGTGACGAAACCGGAGAAGCCCAGGCGTTCGAGGGCACAGCGAACGCTGTAGAGGTTGCCCATGCCGTAGTCGACGATGGCGATCATGCTGTCCTCTCCCTGTTGACGGTTGGCCCGCCGTGCGGCCGCCGCGCCTACAGCGTGCCCTTCGTCGACGGCACGCCCCGTACCCGCGGGTCGCGCAGCGTGGCTTCGTCAAGGGCCCGGCCAAAGGCTTTGAACGTCGCTTCAATCATGTGATGCGTGTTCCGCCCGTAGTGGACGAGCACATGCAGCGTCATCCCCGCCTCGAGGGCCACCTTCCAGAAGAACTCGTGCACCAGCTCGGTGTCGAAGGCGCCGACCCGCGCCGCCGGCCACTCGGCGCGCCACTCCAGGT
This sequence is a window from Calditerricola satsumensis. Protein-coding genes within it:
- the hisA gene encoding 1-(5-phosphoribosyl)-5-[(5-phosphoribosylamino)methylideneamino]imidazole-4-carboxamide isomerase: MTFTLYPAIDIRGGQCVRLVQGDYGRETVYGDPVAMAKRWAAEGATWLHVVDLDGAREGRPVNADVVAAIVRAVDVPVQVGGGIRTAEAARAYWNRGVRRVILGTAALEDKDLVARLLSERADGVAIGLDARDGIVAVRGWQEASGVRALDLGRQLAALGAQTLIFTDIARDGTLSGPNVAACAELARATGCAVIASGGVRDIADLEALAARAEDGVCGAIVGKALYTGALNLRAALARLG
- the hisH gene encoding imidazole glycerol phosphate synthase subunit HisH, whose translation is MIAIVDYGMGNLYSVRCALERLGFSGFVTADPDDLERARGIILPGVGAFGDAMANLRRRGLDRVLVDAAQAGKPLLGICLGMQLLFEESEEHGRHAGLGLLPSRVVRFRGSFKIPHMGWNRLRYLRASPLLAGVPEGYVYFVHSYYVEPGGRDILLAVCDYHGEVPAIVGRGRLFGMQFHPEKSGKTGLALLANFARLCGAPAAGRSQPVTEGERR